Proteins from one Bactrocera neohumeralis isolate Rockhampton chromosome 3, APGP_CSIRO_Bneo_wtdbg2-racon-allhic-juicebox.fasta_v2, whole genome shotgun sequence genomic window:
- the LOC126752565 gene encoding phenoloxidase 2-like, whose product MADKNNLLLLFDRPTEPIFMEKGKAAVFDVPDKFLTDRYRPISTEVQSRFGEKAEQRIPVREISIPDLRVPMSLARDAQFSLFIPAHRRIAGRLIDIFMGVRSIDDLQSVAVFARDRVNPYLFNYALSVALLHRPDTKGLDLPSFAQNFPDKFVDSRVFRQVREEATVVPDGSRMPITIPRDYTASDLEPEHRLWYFREDLGINLHHWHWHLVYPFEAGDRAVVNKDRRGELFYYMHQQVVARYNLERFSNNLARVVRFNNLREPIAEGYFPKMDSLVSSRAWPPRFEDTKLSDLNRELDQINLDVSDMERWRDRIFEAISQGFATDESGNRVPLDNAGGIDILGNIMESSIISPNRSLYGDFHNMGHVFISYSHDPDHRHLESFGVMGDSATAMRDPVFYRWHAYIDDIFQEHKIRLPPYTLPELDYDGVTVTGIQVSPEGGQANVLQTFWQQSDVDLSRGMDFVPRGNVFARFTHLQHTPFTYTINVNNDSGAQRFGTVRIFLGPKTDERRQGMLFKDQRLLMIELDKFIVALNPGQNTIRRRSTESSVTIPFERTFRNLDQNRPAAGSADELEFNFCGCGWPNHMLIPKGLPEGLECELFVMVSNYDQDRVEQELVGTCSDAASYCGVRDRLYPDRRPMGYPFDRLSRAGADRLVNFLTPNMSIVDVVVRHDNRVVPRAA is encoded by the exons ATGGCTGACAAGAACAATCTATTGCTGCTCTTCGATCGTCCCACCGAACCCATTTTTATGGAGAAGGGAAAAGCGGCAGTGTTCGATGTGCCCGATAAGTTCCTTACGGATCGTTATCGTCCCATCAGCACTGAGGTGCAGAGTCGTTTCGGTGAAAAGGCCGAGCAACGCATTCCGGTTAGAGAAATTTCCATACCGGATCTACGCGTACCCATGTCACTGGCACGTGATGCGCAATTTTCACTCTTTATTCCGGCTCACCGTCGCATTGCGGGTCGTTTGATTGACATATTCATGGGTGTGCGTTCTATAGACGATCTGCAGAGTGTAGCTGTGTTTGCACGTGACCGTGTGAATCCATATTTGTTCAATTATGCACTATCTGTGGCGCTGCTACATCGTCCAGACACCAAAGGACTGGATCTGCCGTCTTTCGCGCAAAACTTTCCCGATAAATTTGTCGACTCCCGTGTATTCCGTCAAGTGCGCGAAGAGGCCACTGTGGTGCCTGATGGTTCACGTATGCCAATCACCATACCACGCGATTACACCGCCTCTGATTTGGAACCAGAGCATCGGCTGTGGTATTTCCGCGAGGATCTCGGCATCAATCTTCATCATTGGCATTGGCATTTGGTATACCCGTTTGAGGCTGGTGATCGTGCTGTTGTGAATAAGGATCGTCGTGGTGAACTCTTCTACTACATGCATCAACAAGTGGTTGCCCGTTACAATTTGGAGCGCTTCAGTAATAATCTGGCACGCGTTGTACGCTTCAACAACTTGCGTGAACCCATTGCTGAAGGCTACTTCCCTAAAATGGATTCGTTAGTATCGAGCCGCGCTTGGCCACCACGTTTTGAGGATACGAAATTGTCGGATCTCAACCGAGAGTTGGATCAAATTAATTTGGATGTAAGTGATATGGAGCGCTGGAGGGATCGCATCTTCGAAGCGATATCTCAAGGATTTGCCACAGAT GAAAGCGGTAACCGTGTACCATTAGATAATGCTGGCGGTATCGATATTTTGGGTAACATTATGGAGTCGTCGATTATTTCACCAAATCGTAGCTTGTATGGTGACTTCCATAACATGGGTCATGTGTTCATTTCCTATTCGCACGATCCCGATCATCGTCATTTGGAATCCTTTGGCGTTATGGGTGATTCAGCCACTGCTATGCGTGATCCAGTCTTCTACAGATGGCATGCATACATCGATGATATCTTCCAGGAACATAAGATCCGTTTACCCCCATATACACTACCAGAACTCGACTATGATGGTGTTACTGTAACTGGTATACAAGTAAGTCCCGAAGGTGGACAAGCAAATGTGCTGCAAACCTTCTGGCAGCAATCCGATGTTGACCTCTCGCGCGGCATGGACTTTGTGCCACGCGGCAATGTATTCGCACGTTTTACGCATCTCCAACACACGCCTTTCACATACACCATTAATGTGAACAATGATAGCGGTGCTCAACGTTTCGGTACAGTGCGTATCTTCCTGGGTCCCAAGACAGATGAACGTAGACAAGGCATGCTCTTCAAGGATCAACGTTTGCTTATGATTGAATTGGATAAATTCATTGTGGCAT TGAACCCTGGTCAAAATACTATACGTCGCCGCTCCACCGAGTCCAGTGTCACCATACCCTTCGAACGCACTTTCCGTAATTTGGATCAAAATCGGCCAGCCGCCGGTAGTGCCGATGAGCTCGAATTCAACTTCTGCGGCTGCGGTTGGCCCAATCACATGCTCATTCCAAAAGGTTTGCCCGAAGGTTTGGAGTGTGAGCTGTTTGTTATGGTATCCAACTACGACCAAGACAGG GTCGAACAAGAATTGGTGGGCACTTGCAGTGATGCCGCTTCATACTGTGGCGTACGCGATCGTTTATACCCTGATCGTCGACCCATGGGATATCCATTCGATCGCCTCTCTCGTGCTGGTGCTGACCGTCTCGTAAACTTCCTCACTCCAAACATGAGCATCGTAGATGTGGTTGTACGTCACGACAACCGCGTTGTCCCACGTGCTGCTTAA